A single region of the Salipaludibacillus sp. LMS25 genome encodes:
- a CDS encoding response regulator transcription factor, which yields MIRIIIAEDQKMLLGALAALLDLEEDMTVVGSASNGKDALELVYKHQPDVCIMDIEMPIKTGLDAAEELKDMACKVIILTTFARTGYFQRAVKAGVNGYMLKDSPSEELVSVIRSVISGRRIYAPELVDEFYSTPNPLTERENDVLRLMADGKSTKEIANQLHLTNGTIRNYISSILEKLEVSNRIEAITRFKEKGWFK from the coding sequence TTGATACGAATTATTATCGCCGAAGATCAGAAGATGTTACTCGGTGCTCTTGCTGCTTTACTTGATTTAGAAGAAGATATGACGGTTGTGGGGAGTGCCAGTAATGGGAAAGATGCTTTAGAGTTAGTTTATAAGCATCAACCAGATGTATGCATTATGGATATAGAAATGCCAATTAAAACGGGACTAGATGCTGCTGAAGAACTGAAAGACATGGCGTGTAAAGTTATCATTTTAACGACTTTTGCCCGAACAGGTTATTTTCAACGAGCGGTTAAGGCAGGAGTAAATGGCTACATGTTAAAAGATAGCCCGAGTGAAGAGCTTGTGAGTGTGATTCGAAGTGTCATATCTGGACGGCGCATTTATGCACCAGAGCTAGTGGACGAATTTTATAGTACCCCTAATCCTCTTACTGAACGTGAAAATGATGTTCTTCGTTTAATGGCTGACGGAAAAAGTACAAAAGAAATTGCGAATCAGCTTCACTTAACTAACGGTACAATACGAAACTATATCTCTTCTATTCTTGAAAAACTTGAAGTAAGCAATCGAATTGAAGCGATTACCCGATTTAAAGAGAAAGGATGGTTTAAATAA
- a CDS encoding sodium-dependent transporter, with protein sequence MNDLNTGREQWGSRLGFILAAMGSAVGLGNIWRFAYVTGESGGAVFLFIYILCIIAIGIPILMAEFTIGRRAKSDVVGSFETLAPGTPWFVTGFLGVASAFIILSFYGVVAGWALHYFIQYILGGPAISGEGGSADYFGQFHTSTYTPLIWQSIFMVLTIGIVYIGVKKGIEKTNKILMPLLAILVILLAGYSLTLGGTQEALSFLFSPDWSSLKDPDVYLAALGQAFFSLSLGMGALITYGSYLSNEDKLPGAAVSVVTLDTLFAILAGLMIFPAVFAFGNAPDSGPGLVFITLPDIFSSMSLGIVFGALFFFLLSAAAISSGVSLLEVAVAYFMRKFNWSRKKAAIIIGGIIFLIGVPSSLGYGALDHVTLIGDRDILDSMNFIASNIFLPLGGLLIALFVGIGWNKAEAMEASDFGDTWIGHAWILILRTIAPIAIVIIFLSSIGLI encoded by the coding sequence GTGAACGATTTAAACACAGGCCGCGAACAGTGGGGATCAAGGCTAGGCTTTATTCTTGCCGCCATGGGTTCTGCCGTAGGACTGGGAAATATATGGCGCTTCGCCTATGTTACAGGTGAAAGTGGCGGAGCTGTATTTTTATTTATTTATATTTTATGTATCATCGCTATTGGAATTCCTATTCTTATGGCCGAATTTACGATTGGCCGCCGAGCGAAAAGTGATGTTGTGGGGTCATTTGAAACATTAGCGCCAGGTACCCCTTGGTTTGTAACTGGATTTTTAGGAGTGGCATCAGCCTTTATCATCTTGTCATTTTATGGGGTTGTTGCAGGATGGGCTTTGCATTACTTCATACAGTACATTTTAGGTGGTCCGGCTATAAGTGGTGAAGGCGGTTCAGCTGACTATTTCGGACAATTTCATACGAGTACTTACACACCTTTAATATGGCAATCTATTTTTATGGTACTGACGATTGGGATTGTCTACATCGGTGTTAAAAAAGGAATTGAGAAAACAAATAAAATACTTATGCCGCTTCTAGCTATTCTCGTTATCCTTTTAGCTGGATATAGTTTAACATTAGGCGGTACTCAAGAAGCGTTGTCTTTCTTATTTTCACCGGACTGGAGCTCATTAAAAGATCCAGATGTTTATTTAGCTGCTCTCGGTCAGGCCTTTTTCTCATTAAGTCTCGGAATGGGAGCTTTGATTACGTATGGAAGTTATTTATCAAATGAAGATAAGCTGCCAGGTGCTGCTGTTAGTGTGGTGACACTTGATACGTTGTTCGCCATATTAGCGGGTTTAATGATATTCCCTGCTGTATTTGCATTTGGCAATGCACCAGATTCAGGTCCTGGACTCGTGTTTATCACACTACCTGATATCTTTAGTAGCATGAGTTTAGGCATTGTGTTTGGAGCATTATTCTTCTTCCTCCTTTCTGCTGCTGCCATTTCTTCTGGTGTTTCTTTACTGGAAGTGGCCGTCGCTTATTTCATGAGGAAGTTTAACTGGTCTAGAAAAAAAGCAGCGATAATTATTGGAGGAATTATCTTCTTAATTGGCGTTCCTTCCTCACTCGGATATGGAGCGCTAGACCATGTGACGTTAATTGGCGATCGAGATATTTTAGACTCCATGAACTTTATTGCATCTAACATTTTCTTGCCGCTAGGTGGCTTGCTTATTGCGTTGTTCGTGGGGATAGGCTGGAACAAAGCAGAGGCTATGGAAGCATCAGATTTTGGAGATACATGGATTGGTCATGCCTGGATACTTATTTTACGGACGATCGCTCCTATTGCAATCGTGATTATTTTCTTAAGTTCGATTGGACTAATTTAA
- a CDS encoding nitronate monooxygenase family protein, which produces MELPQLKIAQMKPKVPIIQGGMGVGISLSGLAAAVANAGGIGIISGTGIPIEEMKSHIRRARELTQGIGYIGVNVLYAMTDFADTMKAALEEKVDFIISGAGISRDMYAWGKAYDTPVISIVSSGKLAKMSQRLGASAVVVEGFEAGGHLGTDRPLFDILPEVVKSVDIPVIAAGGIINGNDVKKALSLGASGVQMGSRFVASTECDAPQSFKEKYLSSKEGDTTLITSVVGLEGRAIRNTFTNKISDGKKVKIDKCVSCLKKCSHRFCILDSLLKSQSGDAEEGLVFSGSRVHEINDILPVKKIIENIKQEYWDLTRAISNQTN; this is translated from the coding sequence ATGGAATTACCACAACTAAAAATCGCACAGATGAAACCGAAAGTACCGATCATTCAAGGGGGAATGGGGGTAGGTATATCCCTCAGTGGCCTAGCAGCAGCCGTTGCAAACGCTGGGGGAATCGGTATCATTTCTGGAACAGGTATTCCGATCGAGGAAATGAAAAGCCACATTAGAAGAGCTCGCGAATTAACGCAAGGTATCGGCTATATAGGTGTAAATGTTCTGTATGCCATGACAGATTTTGCTGACACGATGAAAGCTGCCCTTGAAGAGAAAGTTGACTTTATAATTTCAGGTGCTGGTATATCTAGAGATATGTATGCCTGGGGGAAAGCATACGACACACCTGTTATTTCCATTGTTTCTTCTGGAAAATTAGCAAAAATGTCTCAACGATTAGGAGCGTCTGCTGTCGTTGTCGAAGGATTTGAAGCCGGAGGGCATTTAGGTACAGACCGGCCACTTTTTGATATATTGCCGGAAGTCGTCAAATCCGTTGATATTCCAGTTATTGCTGCTGGTGGTATCATTAATGGCAACGATGTCAAAAAAGCGTTATCTTTGGGAGCATCTGGCGTCCAAATGGGTTCCCGATTCGTTGCTAGCACTGAATGTGATGCTCCGCAATCTTTCAAAGAAAAGTATCTTTCTAGTAAAGAAGGGGACACCACTTTAATAACGTCTGTCGTTGGTTTAGAGGGCCGTGCCATTAGAAATACATTTACAAACAAAATAAGCGATGGAAAGAAAGTGAAAATTGATAAATGTGTGTCATGTTTAAAAAAGTGTTCACATCGCTTTTGTATTTTAGATTCTTTGTTAAAATCTCAGTCGGGCGATGCCGAAGAAGGTCTTGTCTTTAGCGGATCTCGCGTTCATGAAATCAATGATATACTTCCTGTGAAAAAAATAATTGAGAACATTAAGCAAGAGTACTGGGATTTAACGCGTGCAATTTCTAATCAAACTAATTAG
- a CDS encoding MurR/RpiR family transcriptional regulator — protein MFTPKQLAQFSDLDTLLYQYILAHGEKVAYMRIRELAEVTHVSPTTILRFCKKLDCDGFSEFKTKLKLYLEKTETKWLNHSYESMNEFLERTLKSDYQAQLSAIADEIVSSSQVVFIGSGSSGILAEYGARYFSSLNTFSSAISDPFYPINGKQIRHSLAIILSVSGETEHIISKLHRFREEGATIVSITNTKSCTVAQLSDYPLAYYINTEFNDISNVTTQLPVLYLIETLGKIVFEKL, from the coding sequence ATGTTTACACCGAAGCAGCTTGCCCAGTTCTCTGACTTAGATACACTGTTATATCAATACATACTAGCTCATGGCGAAAAAGTAGCTTATATGCGAATTAGAGAACTGGCAGAAGTGACACATGTTTCTCCAACGACCATTTTACGTTTCTGTAAGAAGCTTGATTGTGACGGTTTTTCAGAATTTAAAACTAAGTTAAAGCTTTATTTAGAGAAAACGGAAACGAAATGGTTAAATCATAGTTATGAATCAATGAATGAATTTTTGGAACGGACATTGAAATCAGATTATCAGGCTCAATTAAGTGCCATAGCAGATGAAATAGTATCTTCCTCACAAGTTGTCTTTATCGGAAGTGGCAGTTCAGGCATACTAGCGGAGTACGGTGCTCGCTATTTTTCAAGCTTAAACACGTTTTCGTCAGCTATAAGTGATCCATTTTATCCGATAAACGGAAAGCAAATACGTCATAGTCTCGCTATTATTTTGTCTGTCTCTGGTGAAACCGAGCACATTATTTCCAAGCTACATCGCTTTCGAGAAGAAGGTGCCACGATTGTAAGTATTACGAATACCAAAAGCTGTACAGTAGCACAGTTATCTGACTACCCATTAGCGTATTACATCAACACCGAATTTAATGATATTTCGAATGTGACGACCCAGCTCCCTGTTCTCTATTTAATTGAAACGCTGGGGAAGATAGTGTTTGAAAAGTTATGA
- a CDS encoding 6-phospho-beta-glucosidase produces the protein MAKTGLKIATIGGGSSYTPELVEGFIKRYDSLPISELWLLDIPEGEEKLTIVGNLAKRMVEEAGVPMTIHLTLDREKALKDADFVTTQFRVGLLDARAKDERIPLKYDVIGQETNGPGGLFKGLRTIPVILDIIQDMERLCPHAWLINFTNPAGMVTEAIYRHSNWRKVVGLCNVPVGIKMGVAKALEVEANRVHVDFAGLNHMVYGMDVYLDGKCVTEDVINKITSGDSSMTMKNIVDIGWEPGFLKALNMLPCPYHRYYYKTSDMLAEEKKNAAEEGTRAEVVQKLEKELFELYKDETLRTKPEQLEKRGGAYYSDAACNLIDSIYNDRGDIQPVNTLNKGAIGSIPDDSAVEVNCIITKDGPKPLAVGDLPVSVRGLVQQIKSFERIAAEAAVSGDYDQALLAMTINPLVPSDTTAKLILDEMLEAHKDYLPQFQ, from the coding sequence ATGGCTAAAACAGGCTTAAAAATTGCAACTATTGGTGGGGGTTCCAGCTATACACCAGAATTAGTCGAAGGATTTATTAAACGATATGACTCATTACCGATCAGTGAGTTATGGTTACTTGATATTCCAGAAGGAGAAGAAAAACTGACTATCGTGGGTAATCTTGCAAAACGAATGGTAGAAGAAGCTGGCGTTCCCATGACGATTCATCTCACACTTGACCGTGAAAAAGCATTAAAAGACGCCGATTTCGTCACAACTCAATTTCGTGTCGGCCTGCTTGATGCCCGTGCTAAAGACGAACGAATTCCATTGAAGTACGATGTGATCGGACAGGAAACAAATGGACCAGGCGGACTTTTTAAAGGGTTAAGAACTATTCCGGTGATTCTCGATATCATTCAAGACATGGAACGCCTATGTCCCCATGCATGGTTAATTAATTTCACAAATCCTGCCGGCATGGTTACAGAAGCCATTTACAGACATTCTAACTGGCGCAAAGTCGTTGGACTATGTAACGTACCCGTAGGAATTAAAATGGGGGTGGCTAAAGCTCTCGAAGTGGAGGCAAATAGAGTACACGTTGACTTTGCCGGCTTAAACCATATGGTATACGGCATGGACGTTTATTTAGACGGCAAGTGTGTCACAGAAGACGTTATTAATAAAATAACGTCAGGAGATTCCTCAATGACGATGAAAAACATCGTTGACATCGGATGGGAACCTGGATTTTTGAAAGCATTAAATATGCTTCCTTGTCCATACCATCGTTATTACTATAAAACGTCTGATATGTTGGCAGAAGAAAAGAAAAACGCAGCCGAAGAAGGAACTCGGGCAGAAGTTGTTCAAAAATTGGAAAAAGAGCTCTTTGAACTATATAAAGATGAAACTTTGCGTACCAAACCTGAACAACTAGAAAAACGCGGTGGTGCTTATTATAGTGACGCAGCTTGTAATCTTATCGATTCCATTTATAATGATCGTGGTGATATTCAACCTGTCAATACGTTAAATAAAGGGGCGATTGGCAGTATACCAGATGATTCTGCTGTCGAAGTAAACTGCATCATTACGAAGGATGGCCCTAAACCGTTAGCAGTTGGCGATCTTCCTGTCTCTGTCAGAGGGCTTGTACAACAAATTAAATCTTTCGAACGCATTGCTGCTGAAGCGGCAGTTAGTGGCGACTATGATCAAGCATTGCTGGCAATGACGATCAATCCACTTGTCCCATCTGATACAACCGCTAAACTTATACTGGACGAGATGCTGGAAGCTCACAAAGACTATTTACCTCAATTTCAGTAA
- a CDS encoding PucR family transcriptional regulator: MGLTAHKIVQLPLLKDALVITGASYLKDTPIEWISVIEMPVENFVRENECVLTTGIGCHGDTFLLKQFVKDVMQSGASMLGIATGRYIFDIPQEIIQLAEECQFIIVTIPWEIRFGDIMHKVLEDINQEKKEERQLTEEIRRELINDVLQDKGLQEIAEVIVKHINVPIVITDDARYVRAAKPVEPETLKKFQQDEKVPLSANESPNVSYIEHPLYPQIKGYYVHGEKWYQVLIATNHRKQGFLWFTLPDNKPLSWFMMNVLEHALTACALYFLKENAIEMTEIRLKDNFILKLAKQPNDNLRELLSQGELLGYDLSLTYICIVGEIRLREKTASFAQFKQDRPPTSSLQSLNYYIQKEITHVAQLIGRKTMATFDEDEVIIYLQTDHHLHTETANEFLDTIERRLNELLTEVALVWGIAAQKSEQGGFHESYHEAKNALELGKKQQGGGERTFFKDTRINRILLAVADHGDIIHVVKETINPLIEYDDKRQTDLIHTFMTYNKYKGNVSQTARELNLHRQSLIYRLRNIESLTQLSLINGEDIFLLELCIRLWQLRLN; the protein is encoded by the coding sequence ATGGGATTAACGGCTCATAAGATCGTTCAATTGCCTTTATTAAAAGACGCTTTAGTCATAACGGGTGCTTCTTATTTAAAAGATACACCAATTGAATGGATATCTGTCATAGAAATGCCTGTCGAAAATTTTGTAAGAGAAAACGAATGTGTCTTGACAACGGGTATCGGTTGTCATGGAGACACTTTCTTGTTAAAACAGTTTGTGAAAGATGTCATGCAATCGGGAGCTTCCATGCTTGGCATTGCTACAGGACGTTACATTTTTGATATTCCTCAAGAAATTATTCAATTAGCAGAAGAGTGTCAGTTTATTATTGTGACTATTCCTTGGGAAATACGGTTTGGGGATATTATGCACAAAGTTTTGGAAGACATTAATCAAGAGAAGAAAGAAGAACGGCAGTTGACTGAAGAAATTCGTCGTGAATTAATTAATGATGTTCTGCAAGACAAGGGACTTCAAGAGATAGCGGAAGTGATAGTAAAGCATATTAATGTGCCAATTGTCATTACAGATGACGCCCGTTACGTACGAGCAGCCAAACCAGTTGAACCAGAAACACTTAAGAAGTTTCAACAAGACGAAAAGGTTCCTCTTTCTGCTAATGAGTCACCAAATGTCAGCTACATTGAACATCCATTGTACCCTCAAATCAAAGGCTATTATGTTCACGGTGAAAAGTGGTATCAAGTGTTAATTGCGACGAATCATCGAAAGCAGGGATTTCTATGGTTCACCCTTCCAGATAATAAACCCTTATCGTGGTTCATGATGAATGTGCTTGAACATGCCCTCACTGCTTGTGCGCTCTATTTTTTGAAAGAGAATGCCATTGAAATGACAGAAATTAGACTAAAGGATAATTTTATTTTAAAGTTAGCGAAACAGCCTAACGATAATTTAAGGGAGCTTCTGTCTCAAGGAGAATTATTAGGTTATGACTTAAGCCTTACCTATATTTGTATTGTCGGTGAAATCCGTCTTCGAGAAAAAACAGCATCATTTGCTCAATTTAAGCAAGATCGTCCCCCTACATCCTCTTTGCAAAGCTTAAACTATTACATTCAAAAGGAAATTACCCATGTAGCACAACTTATCGGCCGCAAAACAATGGCGACGTTTGATGAGGATGAAGTGATTATTTATTTACAAACCGATCACCACCTTCATACAGAAACAGCGAACGAATTTTTAGACACTATCGAACGAAGGTTAAATGAGCTATTAACGGAAGTAGCATTAGTTTGGGGGATTGCGGCACAAAAAAGTGAACAGGGTGGATTTCATGAAAGTTATCATGAAGCTAAAAACGCTCTCGAATTAGGAAAGAAGCAACAAGGTGGAGGAGAGCGGACGTTTTTTAAAGATACACGTATTAATCGAATTCTTCTAGCTGTGGCTGATCATGGAGATATCATACATGTTGTTAAAGAGACGATTAATCCCCTAATTGAGTATGATGACAAAAGACAGACAGATTTAATCCACACCTTTATGACGTACAATAAGTATAAGGGCAATGTCAGTCAGACAGCGAGAGAATTAAACCTTCATCGCCAATCGTTAATTTATCGACTAAGAAACATTGAATCATTAACTCAGCTTTCACTAATAAATGGGGAAGACATCTTTTTGTTAGAGTTATGTATTCGGTTATGGCAATTACGACTAAATTAA
- a CDS encoding fatty acid desaturase, producing the protein MSKESIVKLKKEMAPFERTERKMSIIQMINTLGPLFILWYGAYLSLAISYWLTIPLLIIAAGFVVRTFIIFHDCCHQSFFKNRKANDILGTITGILTLVPYQQWKNSHNIHHATSSNLDKRGTGDMWLLTIEEYAAASIWRKIAYRLYRNPVVMLGLGPLAVFCIDYRFNVKGAKRKERLNTYVTNVSIVALYGALCWAIGWQSFLLIQGPILLVSGMLGIWLFYVQHQFEDTYFEHDDEWSYVQAAVEGSSYYKLPKVLQWITGNIGFHHVHHLSPRVPNYNLEKAHKATPPLQKATTITIATSFKSLRYRLWDETTNSFVTFKEAKKLVMKKTDLV; encoded by the coding sequence TTGAGTAAAGAAAGTATTGTTAAGTTAAAGAAAGAGATGGCACCTTTTGAAAGAACAGAACGAAAGATGAGCATCATTCAAATGATAAATACGTTAGGCCCCCTTTTCATCTTGTGGTATGGAGCTTATTTAAGCCTTGCAATATCCTATTGGCTAACAATCCCTTTACTCATTATAGCAGCGGGTTTTGTAGTTCGTACCTTTATCATTTTTCATGATTGTTGTCACCAATCTTTTTTTAAAAATCGCAAAGCGAATGATATACTTGGAACAATCACAGGAATTCTAACATTGGTTCCCTACCAACAATGGAAAAATAGTCATAACATTCACCATGCAACGAGCAGTAACCTTGATAAACGTGGCACAGGAGACATGTGGCTTTTAACGATTGAAGAATATGCAGCAGCCTCCATCTGGCGAAAAATAGCTTATCGCCTTTATAGAAATCCTGTTGTCATGCTAGGGCTTGGTCCCCTTGCAGTCTTTTGTATTGATTATCGCTTTAACGTAAAAGGCGCAAAACGTAAAGAAAGGCTTAATACGTATGTGACAAATGTGTCTATCGTAGCTTTGTACGGGGCATTATGTTGGGCTATTGGTTGGCAGTCCTTTTTATTAATTCAAGGACCGATCCTACTTGTTTCTGGCATGTTAGGTATTTGGTTATTTTACGTCCAGCATCAATTTGAAGATACGTATTTTGAACATGATGACGAATGGAGTTACGTACAGGCAGCTGTGGAAGGAAGCTCTTACTATAAGCTTCCAAAGGTGTTGCAATGGATTACAGGTAACATCGGTTTTCATCATGTCCATCACTTAAGTCCGAGAGTTCCTAACTATAATTTGGAGAAAGCGCATAAAGCTACACCACCTCTCCAAAAAGCAACGACAATTACGATTGCAACGAGCTTCAAATCATTACGCTATCGTCTTTGGGATGAAACGACAAATTCTTTTGTCACGTTTAAAGAAGCCAAGAAGTTAGTGATGAAGAAAACGGACTTAGTATAG
- a CDS encoding sensor histidine kinase, with translation MKNWTQKFRKNTGLSPFVWVVFYILPFYFILQDSSTWETMIGIVMTVGFFLCYVLSFASHGWLVYLGASMQIAISTAMSLLFGYIYFFLFLAFFIGNLKNRVAFFTLYIILLITTFGTSYYGFLMHSVFITQLPFVFLSIIAVILLPVRTYNKNKEEQLQGKLNDANKRIAELVKLEERQRISRDLHDTLGQKLSLIGLKSDLAAKLVEKNPTKAQTEIKDVQQTARIALKEVRELVVEMRGTKLNDEIQRVEQILQAANIRFHLEKPDQLPRVPLIIENVVSMCVKEAVTNVVKHSQASMCALTIEALKTELIISIFDNGIGIANAEHYDKNSGLQGMKERLEFVNGHLKIEDTNGTSVIIKVPVISHRKR, from the coding sequence ATGAAAAATTGGACGCAAAAATTTCGGAAAAACACGGGACTTAGTCCTTTTGTTTGGGTCGTTTTTTACATCCTGCCTTTTTATTTTATTTTACAAGACTCCTCTACGTGGGAAACGATGATTGGTATTGTTATGACCGTTGGTTTTTTTCTATGTTATGTCTTATCATTCGCTTCCCATGGGTGGTTAGTTTATTTGGGAGCTAGCATGCAAATTGCCATTTCAACTGCCATGAGTTTGTTGTTTGGCTACATTTATTTTTTTCTATTTCTGGCATTTTTTATCGGCAACCTCAAAAATAGAGTTGCCTTTTTTACGTTATATATTATTTTACTCATTACCACCTTTGGAACGAGTTACTATGGGTTTCTTATGCATAGTGTTTTTATTACTCAGCTACCATTTGTTTTTCTAAGTATTATTGCTGTGATCCTACTTCCTGTTAGGACGTATAACAAAAATAAAGAGGAGCAGCTCCAAGGAAAGCTTAACGATGCAAATAAACGTATTGCCGAATTAGTAAAATTAGAGGAACGACAGCGTATATCACGAGACCTCCATGATACACTGGGACAGAAGCTTTCTTTAATTGGCTTAAAAAGTGATTTAGCAGCAAAATTAGTTGAAAAAAATCCAACAAAAGCACAGACTGAGATAAAAGATGTTCAGCAGACAGCTAGAATTGCTTTAAAGGAAGTGCGAGAACTTGTTGTGGAAATGCGAGGGACAAAACTGAATGATGAAATTCAGCGTGTAGAACAAATTTTGCAAGCGGCAAATATTCGTTTTCATCTTGAAAAGCCAGATCAACTCCCACGTGTTCCGCTTATCATTGAAAATGTTGTGAGCATGTGTGTGAAAGAAGCGGTCACGAATGTTGTTAAACACAGTCAAGCGTCCATGTGCGCTCTCACCATAGAGGCGTTAAAAACAGAATTGATAATTAGCATTTTTGATAATGGGATCGGTATAGCAAACGCCGAACATTACGATAAAAATAGCGGTTTGCAAGGGATGAAAGAAAGGCTAGAGTTCGTAAACGGGCATTTGAAAATAGAGGATACTAATGGAACGAGCGTCATCATAAAGGTACCTGTTATAAGCCATCGAAAGAGGTGA
- a CDS encoding S41 family peptidase, producing MITCIISLLILCSLVAGCSESVVEPLSDIEKLREATSEDRFFESVSGSDIHNYLYNFEDNDNGIERDDLNMLRISDDRAETVTKEEMLLDIHVLNELWSQSYALYEVYGGKDSFNQAHEQLTETIEGEYAEGEEVNYDEFIALISDHYAFITDQQISIDGSPFFDREHQFFITEEVTFVKDDQGTYWLYKDHQKKDKVVTINGDEPDAYLLPSLNFEGELVYFPGVYTDELSQHSWEIAMENQETIEVAVRRSGLDRLRDTSFDIYEDEEIPIIQLRNMLIYKEDSHSYEDMLESADQVAEAPTFILDLRNNNQGHIKFAQEWYKRLTSQEPSIKSYSAQLITPATLTFLNDKVERNREAGVEWEGLLDAEDPFNINEYEDETHWEWQIEEMKTGDLTELDKTIYIIIDEATSAAAEILVAYLRQHPDVYIVGAPSGGAMSSGNNQHIELPHSGAKVSIPSMLRYHPQFLEKEAVGIEPDLWVYPRFARERIVKWIDNHDGL from the coding sequence ATGATAACATGTATAATTAGCCTTCTTATTCTATGTAGCCTTGTAGCTGGATGCAGTGAATCAGTAGTAGAACCGCTAAGTGACATAGAGAAACTTCGTGAGGCTACTAGCGAAGATCGTTTTTTTGAATCAGTTTCGGGAAGTGATATCCACAATTACTTATATAATTTTGAAGATAATGATAATGGGATTGAGCGAGATGACCTAAATATGCTACGAATTTCTGATGACAGAGCGGAGACAGTTACAAAAGAAGAGATGTTACTGGATATTCATGTATTGAATGAATTGTGGTCTCAGTCTTATGCATTATATGAGGTGTATGGTGGTAAAGACAGTTTTAATCAAGCACATGAGCAATTAACAGAGACCATTGAAGGCGAGTATGCTGAAGGGGAAGAGGTTAATTATGATGAGTTTATTGCCCTTATTAGCGATCATTATGCTTTTATAACCGATCAACAGATATCAATTGATGGTTCCCCATTTTTTGACCGTGAGCATCAGTTTTTTATTACAGAGGAAGTGACCTTTGTGAAAGATGATCAGGGAACTTACTGGCTTTATAAAGATCATCAGAAAAAGGACAAGGTCGTAACCATCAATGGGGATGAGCCTGATGCATATTTGCTCCCTAGTCTCAATTTTGAGGGGGAACTAGTCTATTTTCCAGGTGTGTATACAGATGAGTTATCGCAACACTCATGGGAAATTGCCATGGAAAATCAAGAAACGATAGAGGTGGCAGTACGCCGATCTGGATTAGACCGATTAAGAGACACATCGTTTGATATTTATGAAGACGAGGAAATACCAATCATTCAGTTAAGAAATATGTTGATTTATAAAGAAGATTCTCATAGCTATGAAGATATGTTAGAATCAGCGGATCAAGTAGCTGAAGCACCAACTTTCATCCTTGATTTACGAAATAACAATCAGGGACACATTAAGTTTGCGCAAGAATGGTACAAGAGGTTGACATCCCAAGAACCGAGTATAAAAAGCTATTCTGCTCAATTAATTACACCTGCTACGCTCACTTTCTTAAATGATAAAGTAGAAAGGAACAGAGAAGCGGGAGTCGAATGGGAAGGCCTTTTAGATGCTGAAGACCCTTTTAACATTAATGAATATGAGGATGAGACTCATTGGGAATGGCAGATTGAAGAGATGAAGACAGGTGACTTAACTGAACTTGATAAGACAATTTATATTATAATCGATGAAGCGACGAGTGCAGCCGCTGAAATACTTGTGGCCTATTTACGGCAGCATCCCGACGTTTACATCGTAGGGGCACCTAGTGGAGGTGCCATGAGTTCAGGAAATAACCAACATATAGAACTTCCTCATTCAGGAGCGAAAGTGAGTATACCTAGTATGTTACGCTATCACCCGCAATTTTTGGAAAAGGAGGCAGTTGGCATAGAGCCTGATTTATGGGTTTATCCCCGTTTTGCTAGAGAACGTATCGTGAAATGGATAGATAATCATGACGGTCTTTAA